In Serratia marcescens subsp. marcescens ATCC 13880, a single genomic region encodes these proteins:
- a CDS encoding NCS2 family permease yields the protein MSNSQANHAAKPTGGLDGYFKISARGSSVRQEVVAGLTTFLAMVYSVIVVPSMLGKAGFPPAAVFVSTCLVAGLGSLLMGLWANLPMAIGCAISLTAFTAFSLVLGQHISIPVALGAVFLMGVLFTIISVTGIRAWILRNLPMGVAHGTGIGIGLFLLLIAANGVGLVVKNPLDGLPVALGAFTSFPVVMTLVGLAVIFGLEKLRVPGGILLVIIAISIIGLIFDPAVKYQGLFAMPSLADADGKSLIFSLDIMGALQPVVLPSVLALVMTAVFDATGTIRAVAGQANLLDKDGQIINGGKALTSDSLSSIFSGLVGAAPAAVYIESAAGTAAGGKTGLTATVVGILFLLILFLSPLAYLVPVYATAPALMYVGLLMLSNVTKLDFNDFVDAMAGLLCAVFIVLTCNIVTGIMLGFSSLVIGRIFSGEWRKLNIGTVLIAVALVAFYAGGWAI from the coding sequence ATGTCGAACTCTCAAGCGAACCACGCCGCAAAACCAACCGGCGGGCTTGATGGCTATTTTAAAATTTCCGCGCGCGGCAGCAGCGTGCGTCAGGAGGTGGTGGCGGGGCTGACCACCTTCCTGGCGATGGTGTACTCGGTGATCGTGGTGCCGAGCATGCTGGGCAAAGCGGGTTTCCCGCCGGCGGCGGTGTTCGTCTCCACCTGCCTGGTGGCCGGTCTGGGGTCGCTGTTGATGGGGCTGTGGGCTAACCTGCCGATGGCCATCGGCTGTGCGATCTCGTTGACCGCCTTTACCGCCTTCAGCCTGGTGCTGGGCCAACACATCAGCATTCCGGTGGCGCTGGGCGCGGTGTTCCTGATGGGCGTGCTGTTTACCATTATCTCGGTCACCGGCATCCGCGCCTGGATCCTGCGCAACCTGCCGATGGGCGTGGCGCACGGCACCGGCATCGGCATCGGGCTGTTCCTGCTGCTGATCGCCGCCAACGGCGTCGGCCTGGTGGTGAAGAACCCGCTGGATGGCTTGCCGGTGGCGCTCGGCGCGTTCACCTCTTTCCCGGTCGTCATGACGCTGGTCGGCCTGGCGGTGATCTTCGGCCTGGAGAAACTGCGCGTGCCCGGCGGCATTTTGCTGGTGATCATCGCCATTTCCATCATCGGCCTGATCTTCGACCCGGCGGTGAAATACCAGGGGCTGTTCGCCATGCCGAGCCTGGCGGACGCTGACGGCAAGTCGTTGATCTTCAGCCTGGACATCATGGGCGCATTGCAGCCGGTGGTGTTGCCGAGCGTGCTGGCGCTGGTGATGACTGCGGTGTTCGACGCCACCGGCACCATCCGCGCGGTGGCCGGGCAGGCCAATCTGCTGGATAAAGACGGGCAGATCATCAACGGCGGCAAGGCGCTGACCTCGGATTCCCTTAGCAGCATCTTCTCCGGCCTGGTGGGCGCCGCGCCCGCTGCGGTTTACATCGAGTCCGCCGCCGGCACCGCCGCGGGCGGCAAGACCGGCCTGACCGCCACCGTGGTCGGCATTCTGTTCCTGCTGATCCTGTTCCTGTCGCCGCTGGCCTATCTGGTGCCGGTTTACGCCACCGCGCCGGCGCTGATGTACGTCGGCCTGCTGATGCTGAGCAATGTCACCAAGCTGGACTTCAACGACTTCGTCGACGCGATGGCCGGCCTGCTGTGCGCCGTGTTCATCGTGCTGACCTGCAACATCGTCACCGGCATCATGCTGGGCTTCAGCTCGCTGGTCATCGGCCGCATCTTCTCCGGCGAATGGCGCAAGCTGAACATCGGCACCGTGCTGATCGCCGTGGCGCTGGTGGCGTTCTACGCCGGCGGCTGGGCGATTTAA
- a CDS encoding VOC family protein: protein MATQIFVNLPVRDLPASMAFFTQLGFSFNPQFTDDTAACMVVSDTIYVMLLTHDKFRMFTPNPIGDANQATEVLVCLSQPSRAAVDELVRKAVAGGGNTYHPPRDYGVMYGHGFQDLDGHIWELMYMDPAAVQTQ from the coding sequence ATGGCTACGCAAATCTTCGTTAACCTGCCCGTACGCGATCTGCCCGCCTCAATGGCGTTTTTTACCCAGCTCGGCTTCAGCTTCAACCCGCAATTTACCGACGATACCGCCGCATGCATGGTGGTCAGCGACACGATTTACGTGATGCTGCTGACCCACGACAAATTCAGGATGTTTACCCCGAACCCGATCGGCGATGCCAACCAGGCCACCGAAGTGTTGGTGTGCCTGTCGCAACCCAGCCGGGCGGCGGTGGACGAACTGGTGCGCAAGGCGGTCGCCGGCGGCGGCAACACCTACCACCCGCCGCGGGACTACGGCGTGATGTACGGCCATGGATTTCAGGATCTGGACGGTCATATCTGGGAATTGATGTATATGGATCCCGCTGCGGTGCAGACGCAATAA
- a CDS encoding glutathione S-transferase family protein: MIIVHHLNHSRSQRILWFLEELGVPYQVQRYERDPQTMLAPPALKKIHPLGKSPVIVDGDLTLAESGAIIEYLQEAYDAQGMFMPTDFHARQQYRYWLHYAEGSLMPLLVMKLVFSRLGQPPIPWLLRPVAGAIGKGVQREYLDKQIAPHCEYLEQHLNKGSWFVGNDFSAADIQMSFPLEAMAARGALDDCPKLRGFLQRIHARPAYQRALEQGGPYDLLS; this comes from the coding sequence ATGATCATCGTTCATCATCTCAATCACTCGCGGTCGCAGCGCATTCTGTGGTTTCTGGAAGAGCTGGGCGTGCCTTATCAGGTGCAGCGCTACGAGCGCGATCCGCAGACCATGCTGGCGCCGCCGGCGCTGAAAAAGATCCACCCGCTGGGCAAATCGCCGGTGATCGTCGATGGCGATCTGACGCTGGCGGAATCCGGCGCCATTATCGAATACTTGCAGGAAGCCTACGACGCACAGGGCATGTTTATGCCAACCGACTTCCACGCGCGTCAGCAATACCGCTACTGGCTGCACTACGCCGAAGGATCGCTGATGCCGCTGTTGGTGATGAAGCTGGTGTTCAGCCGTCTCGGCCAGCCGCCGATCCCCTGGCTGCTGCGGCCGGTGGCCGGCGCGATCGGCAAAGGCGTGCAGCGGGAATACCTCGACAAGCAGATCGCGCCGCACTGCGAATACCTCGAACAGCACCTGAATAAGGGCAGCTGGTTCGTTGGCAACGACTTCAGCGCAGCGGATATTCAGATGAGCTTCCCGCTGGAGGCGATGGCGGCGCGCGGCGCGTTGGATGATTGCCCGAAACTGCGCGGCTTCCTGCAGCGCATTCACGCCCGGCCCGCCTACCAGCGAGCATTGGAGCAGGGCGGTCCTTACGACCTGCTGAGTTAA
- a CDS encoding lipocalin-like domain-containing protein, whose translation MTISAFIGSWALVSSVFKNQNGELNYPLGEQVLGRIHYEANGTMAAQLYSAVRPRFAAADLAQGSEREIRAAFINMICYFGHYQVEESEQRVVHQVEGCSFPNWVGSRQVRFYAFSGDRLTLRTVPLQLGNGVQVGELVWQRTGASS comes from the coding sequence ATGACGATAAGCGCGTTTATCGGCAGTTGGGCGTTGGTGTCGTCGGTGTTCAAAAACCAGAACGGCGAGCTGAATTACCCGCTGGGCGAGCAGGTGTTGGGGCGCATCCACTATGAGGCCAACGGCACGATGGCGGCGCAGCTTTACAGCGCCGTGCGGCCGCGTTTCGCCGCCGCCGATTTGGCGCAGGGGTCTGAGCGGGAGATCCGCGCCGCCTTCATCAATATGATTTGCTACTTTGGCCACTATCAGGTGGAAGAAAGCGAGCAGCGGGTGGTGCATCAGGTCGAAGGCTGTTCGTTCCCCAACTGGGTAGGCAGCCGTCAGGTGCGTTTTTACGCTTTCAGCGGCGATCGGCTGACGTTGCGCACGGTGCCGCTGCAGCTCGGCAACGGCGTGCAGGTTGGCGAACTGGTGTGGCAGCGGACAGGGGCTTCGTCATGA
- the bhsA gene encoding multiple stress resistance protein BhsA: protein MKNVKIFATAALLATASFATFAADLPSSQPAADAQKIGVVTVSGAANLSALESELASKAAASGASSYRIVAAGGQNKLYGTAEIFN, encoded by the coding sequence ATGAAAAACGTCAAAATTTTTGCTACCGCTGCGCTGCTGGCTACCGCTTCTTTCGCAACCTTCGCCGCTGACCTGCCTTCCAGTCAACCTGCTGCAGACGCCCAGAAGATCGGCGTCGTCACCGTGAGCGGCGCCGCTAACCTGAGCGCGCTGGAAAGCGAACTGGCCAGCAAAGCCGCCGCGTCGGGCGCCAGCTCCTACCGCATCGTCGCCGCCGGTGGTCAGAACAAACTGTACGGCACCGCAGAAATCTTCAACTGA
- a CDS encoding 3-oxoacyl-ACP reductase family protein has translation MTTALPLQGKVAFVQGGSRGIGAAIVKRLASEGAAVAFTYAASADRAEAVASAVTTAGGKVLAIKADSADAAALQQAVRQAVSHFGNLDILVNNAGVFTLGGTEELALDDLDRMLAVNVRSVFVASQEAARHMNDGGRIIHIGSTNAERVPFGGAAVYAMSKSALVGLTKGMARDLGPRSITVNNVQPGPVDTEMNPDAGEFADQLKQLMAIGRYGKDEEIAGFVAYLAGPQAGYITGASLSIDGGFSA, from the coding sequence ATGACCACAGCACTCCCACTGCAAGGCAAAGTCGCATTCGTTCAGGGCGGTTCCCGCGGCATCGGCGCCGCCATCGTTAAACGCTTGGCGAGCGAGGGCGCCGCCGTCGCCTTTACCTACGCCGCCTCGGCCGATCGCGCCGAAGCGGTGGCGAGCGCCGTTACCACCGCCGGCGGCAAAGTCCTCGCCATCAAGGCCGACAGCGCCGATGCGGCGGCGCTGCAGCAGGCGGTTCGCCAGGCGGTGAGCCACTTCGGCAACCTGGATATTCTGGTGAACAACGCCGGGGTATTTACGCTGGGCGGCACCGAGGAACTGGCGCTGGACGACCTGGATCGCATGCTGGCGGTCAATGTGCGCAGCGTATTCGTCGCCAGCCAGGAGGCGGCGCGCCACATGAACGACGGCGGCCGAATCATCCACATCGGCAGCACCAACGCCGAGCGCGTGCCGTTCGGCGGCGCGGCGGTGTACGCGATGAGCAAATCGGCGCTGGTCGGGTTGACCAAGGGCATGGCGCGCGATCTCGGCCCACGCAGCATCACCGTCAATAACGTGCAGCCCGGCCCGGTGGATACCGAGATGAACCCGGACGCCGGCGAGTTCGCCGATCAGCTCAAGCAGCTGATGGCGATCGGCCGTTACGGCAAAGATGAAGAGATCGCCGGTTTCGTCGCCTACCTGGCGGGCCCGCAGGCGGGTTATATCACCGGCGCCAGTCTGAGCATCGACGGCGGCTTCTCGGCGTAG
- a CDS encoding DUF1471 domain-containing protein, translated as MKTMTTVISLALFSMLSFNAAAESVTATGRTLDSTEALIAKKAQEAGASGYKITSAYMGNFVTMSAELKK; from the coding sequence ATGAAAACCATGACCACCGTTATTTCACTCGCTCTGTTTTCCATGCTGTCGTTTAACGCCGCGGCAGAAAGCGTGACCGCAACCGGCAGAACGCTGGACTCCACCGAAGCCCTCATCGCTAAAAAAGCGCAAGAGGCCGGCGCAAGCGGCTACAAAATCACCAGCGCCTACATGGGCAATTTCGTCACCATGAGTGCAGAGCTGAAAAAATAA
- a CDS encoding cyclase family protein → MKSLYRLSLLLPLLAAVPAHAAESAAQSSDWYPSVYGAKDEIGAANLLTPEVVLQSVQLVKQGKTLPLAVPVDKDFPAFRHRSFRLYNIQPGQQDGKTLGPNKFTFNDELVNAWTGVGTQLNGIGHIGIDNVYYNGNKAADFVTVDGVKKLGVEKVPPMVTRGVVLDMTAYYNKAIVPGGTEFSVADIQAVLKKQGISLRKGDVVLFNTGWLELIGKDNKKFLEVEPGIGMEAAKWLADQGIVAFGGDTWASEVYPNPKNDEEFPVNQYLLAKRGVYNLELIDSRPLVRTKTWEFLFVLGQPLYVGSTQVNINPVAIY, encoded by the coding sequence ATGAAATCATTGTATCGCCTCTCCCTCTTGCTGCCCTTGCTGGCCGCAGTGCCCGCGCACGCCGCAGAATCCGCCGCGCAGTCGTCAGACTGGTATCCTTCCGTTTACGGCGCAAAAGACGAAATCGGCGCAGCCAACCTGCTCACGCCAGAGGTCGTATTACAGTCTGTGCAGTTGGTAAAACAAGGCAAGACATTGCCATTGGCGGTGCCCGTCGATAAAGATTTCCCGGCGTTCCGCCACCGCAGCTTCCGCTTATATAATATTCAGCCTGGTCAGCAGGACGGTAAAACGCTTGGCCCAAATAAATTCACCTTTAATGATGAATTGGTGAATGCCTGGACCGGCGTCGGCACCCAGTTGAATGGCATTGGCCATATCGGCATCGACAACGTTTATTATAACGGCAATAAGGCGGCGGACTTCGTCACCGTAGATGGCGTGAAAAAATTGGGCGTGGAAAAAGTGCCGCCCATGGTCACACGCGGCGTGGTGCTCGATATGACGGCTTATTATAATAAAGCGATCGTTCCGGGCGGCACCGAATTTTCCGTTGCGGATATTCAAGCGGTGCTTAAAAAGCAGGGCATCAGTTTACGCAAAGGCGACGTTGTCTTGTTCAATACCGGCTGGCTGGAGCTGATTGGCAAAGACAATAAAAAGTTCCTGGAAGTTGAACCGGGCATCGGCATGGAAGCGGCGAAATGGTTGGCCGACCAAGGCATCGTGGCCTTCGGCGGTGATACCTGGGCCTCCGAAGTTTACCCTAACCCGAAAAATGACGAAGAGTTCCCGGTCAACCAGTACCTGCTGGCCAAACGCGGCGTCTATAACCTGGAGCTGATCGACAGCCGCCCACTGGTGCGCACGAAAACCTGGGAATTCCTGTTCGTACTGGGGCAACCGCTGTATGTCGGTTCAACCCAGGTCAACATCAACCCGGTAGCAATTTACTGA
- the ssb1 gene encoding single-stranded DNA-binding protein SSB1, which produces MASRGVNKVILVGNLGQDPEVRYMPNGGAVANITLATSESWRDKATGEQKEKTEWHRVVLFGKLAEVAGEYLRKGSQVYIEGSLQTRKWQDQSGQDRYTTEIVVNVGGTMQMLGGRQGGGAPAGQSAGGQGGWGQPQQPQGGNQFSGGQQQSRPAQNSAPATSNEPPMDFDDDIPF; this is translated from the coding sequence ATGGCCAGCAGAGGCGTAAACAAAGTAATTCTGGTCGGGAATCTGGGTCAGGATCCAGAAGTCCGTTACATGCCGAACGGCGGCGCAGTGGCCAACATTACCCTGGCGACCTCCGAAAGCTGGCGTGACAAGGCGACCGGCGAACAGAAAGAGAAGACCGAATGGCACCGCGTCGTGCTGTTCGGCAAACTGGCCGAAGTGGCGGGCGAATACCTGCGTAAAGGCTCTCAGGTCTACATCGAAGGCTCCCTGCAGACCCGTAAATGGCAGGATCAGAGCGGCCAGGATCGCTACACCACCGAGATCGTGGTTAACGTCGGCGGCACCATGCAGATGCTGGGCGGCCGTCAGGGCGGCGGCGCACCGGCAGGTCAATCTGCCGGCGGCCAGGGCGGTTGGGGCCAGCCTCAGCAGCCACAGGGCGGCAACCAGTTCAGCGGCGGCCAGCAGCAGTCTCGCCCGGCGCAGAACAGCGCACCGGCGACCAGCAACGAACCACCAATGGATTTCGACGACGATATTCCGTTCTAA
- the uvrA gene encoding excinuclease ABC subunit UvrA, producing MDNIEVRGARTHNLKNINLIIPRDKLIVVTGLSGSGKSSLAFDTLYAEGQRRYVESLSAYARQFLSLMEKPDVDHIEGLSPAISIEQKSTSHNPRSTVGTITEIHDYLRLLFARVGEPRCPDHHVPLAAQTVSQMVDNVLSQPEGKRLMLLAPVVKDRKGEHTKTLENLAAQGYIRARIDGEVCDLSDPPKLELQKKHTIEVVVDRFKVRDDMAQRLAESFETALELSGGTAVVADMDDEKADELLFSANFACPICGYSMRELEPRLFSFNNPAGACPTCDGLGVQQFFDPDRVVQNPELSLAGGAIRGWDRRNFYYFQMLRSLAEHYEFDVEAPFNTLSANVQKAVLSGSGKESIEFKYINDRGDTTVRRHPFEGVLHNMERRYKETESSAVREELAKFISNRPCASCHGTRLREEARNVFVEDTTLPEISDLSIGHAMTFFQNMKLSGQRAKIAEKVLKEIGDRLKFLVNVGLNYLSLSRSAETLSGGEAQRIRLASQIGAGLVGVMYVLDEPSIGLHQRDNERLLETLIHLRNLGNTVIVVEHDEDAIRAADHVIDIGPGAGVHGGQVVAEGTVDDIMAQPESLTGQFLSGKREIAIPAQRVQADPTKVLKLSGARGNNLKDVTLTLPVGLFTCITGVSGSGKSTLINDTLFPIAQRQLNGATIAEPAPFREVTGLEHFDKVIDIDQSPIGRTPRSNPATYTGIFTPVRELFAGVPESRSRGYTPGRFSFNVKGGRCEACQGDGVIKVEMHFLPDIYVPCDQCKGKRYNRETLEVKYKGKSIHEVLEMTIEEARDFFDAVPALARKLQTLMDVGLSYIRLGQSATTLSGGEAQRVKLARELSKRGTGQTLYILDEPTTGLHFADIQQLLAVLHQLRDQGNTIVVIEHNLDVIKTADWIVDLGPEGGSGGGEILVAGTPETVADCEKSHTARFLKPLLNQ from the coding sequence ATGGACAATATCGAAGTTCGTGGTGCTCGAACCCATAATCTGAAAAACATCAACCTGATCATCCCGCGTGACAAACTGATCGTCGTCACCGGCCTGTCCGGTTCCGGCAAGTCTTCGCTGGCTTTCGATACGCTGTACGCCGAAGGGCAGCGGCGCTATGTCGAATCACTCTCCGCCTATGCGCGCCAGTTCCTGTCGCTGATGGAAAAACCGGACGTCGATCATATCGAAGGCCTGTCGCCGGCGATCTCCATCGAGCAGAAATCCACCTCGCACAACCCGCGATCCACGGTCGGCACCATTACCGAGATCCACGACTACCTGCGCCTGCTGTTCGCCCGCGTCGGCGAGCCGCGCTGCCCGGACCACCATGTGCCGCTGGCGGCGCAAACCGTCAGCCAAATGGTCGATAATGTGCTGAGCCAGCCGGAAGGCAAGCGCCTGATGCTGTTGGCGCCGGTGGTGAAAGACCGCAAGGGCGAGCACACCAAAACGTTGGAAAACCTGGCCGCCCAGGGCTATATCCGCGCGCGCATCGACGGCGAAGTGTGCGATCTGTCCGATCCGCCGAAGCTGGAGCTGCAGAAGAAACACACCATCGAAGTGGTGGTCGACCGTTTCAAGGTGCGCGACGACATGGCGCAGCGCCTGGCCGAGTCGTTCGAAACCGCGCTGGAGCTGTCCGGCGGCACCGCGGTGGTGGCGGACATGGACGACGAAAAAGCGGATGAGCTGCTGTTCTCCGCCAACTTCGCCTGCCCGATCTGCGGCTACAGCATGCGCGAGCTGGAACCGCGCCTGTTTTCCTTCAACAACCCGGCCGGCGCCTGCCCGACCTGCGACGGCCTGGGCGTGCAGCAGTTCTTCGATCCTGATCGCGTGGTGCAGAACCCCGAGCTGTCGCTGGCCGGCGGCGCGATCCGCGGCTGGGATCGCCGCAACTTCTACTATTTCCAGATGCTGCGCTCGCTGGCGGAGCACTATGAGTTCGACGTCGAAGCGCCATTCAACACCCTGAGCGCCAACGTGCAGAAGGCGGTGCTGAGCGGCTCCGGCAAAGAGTCGATAGAATTCAAATACATCAACGATCGCGGTGACACCACCGTGCGTCGCCATCCGTTCGAAGGCGTGCTGCACAACATGGAGCGCCGCTATAAAGAGACCGAGTCCAGCGCGGTGCGCGAAGAGCTGGCGAAGTTCATCAGCAACCGCCCTTGCGCCTCGTGCCACGGCACTCGCCTGCGTGAAGAAGCGCGCAACGTGTTCGTCGAAGACACCACGCTGCCGGAGATCTCCGATCTGAGCATCGGCCATGCGATGACCTTCTTCCAGAACATGAAGCTCAGCGGCCAGCGCGCCAAGATCGCCGAGAAAGTGCTGAAAGAGATCGGTGACCGCCTGAAATTCCTGGTGAACGTCGGCCTGAACTACCTGTCACTGTCTCGCTCGGCGGAGACGCTCTCCGGCGGCGAAGCGCAGCGAATCCGTTTGGCCAGCCAGATCGGCGCCGGCCTGGTGGGCGTGATGTACGTGCTGGATGAGCCGTCGATCGGCCTGCACCAGCGCGACAACGAGCGCCTGCTGGAAACGCTGATCCACCTGCGCAACCTCGGCAACACGGTGATCGTGGTGGAGCATGACGAAGACGCCATCCGCGCCGCCGATCACGTGATCGACATCGGCCCCGGCGCCGGCGTACACGGCGGCCAGGTGGTGGCGGAAGGCACCGTCGACGACATCATGGCGCAGCCGGAATCGCTGACCGGCCAGTTCCTCAGCGGCAAGCGCGAGATCGCCATCCCCGCGCAGCGCGTGCAGGCCGATCCGACCAAGGTGCTGAAGCTGAGCGGCGCGCGCGGCAACAACCTGAAGGACGTGACGCTGACGCTGCCGGTCGGTCTGTTTACCTGCATCACCGGCGTTTCCGGTTCCGGCAAATCGACGCTGATCAACGATACGCTGTTCCCGATCGCCCAGCGCCAGCTCAACGGCGCCACCATCGCCGAACCGGCGCCGTTCCGCGAAGTGACCGGCCTCGAACATTTCGACAAGGTGATCGACATCGATCAGAGCCCGATCGGCCGCACGCCGCGCTCCAACCCGGCCACCTACACCGGCATCTTCACCCCGGTGCGCGAGCTGTTCGCCGGCGTGCCGGAATCGCGCAGCCGCGGTTACACGCCGGGCCGCTTCAGCTTCAACGTCAAGGGCGGACGCTGTGAAGCCTGCCAGGGCGACGGGGTGATCAAGGTCGAGATGCACTTCCTGCCGGACATCTACGTGCCATGCGACCAGTGCAAGGGTAAGCGTTATAACCGCGAAACGCTGGAAGTGAAGTACAAGGGCAAGAGCATCCACGAAGTGCTGGAGATGACCATCGAAGAAGCGCGCGATTTCTTCGACGCGGTGCCGGCGCTGGCGCGCAAGCTGCAGACCCTGATGGATGTCGGCCTGTCCTACATCCGCCTCGGCCAGTCGGCCACCACGCTCTCCGGCGGTGAAGCGCAGCGCGTCAAGCTGGCGCGCGAACTGTCGAAGCGCGGCACCGGCCAAACGCTGTATATCCTCGACGAACCGACCACCGGTCTGCACTTCGCCGATATCCAACAGCTGTTGGCGGTGCTGCATCAGTTGCGCGATCAGGGCAATACCATCGTGGTCATCGAGCATAACCTGGATGTGATCAAGACCGCCGACTGGATCGTCGATCTGGGGCCGGAAGGCGGCAGCGGCGGCGGCGAGATCCTGGTCGCCGGCACGCCGGAAACGGTGGCCGATTGTGAGAAATCGCACACCGCACGCTTCCTGAAGCCGCTGTTGAACCAGTAA
- a CDS encoding NAD(P)-dependent alcohol dehydrogenase yields the protein MNITHAYAAHDAKSALVPFDYQPRALRDHDVQIQVLFCGVCHSDLHQARNEWSNTIYPVVPGHEIVGRVSAVGDHVSRYRVSDLVGVGCMVDSCRSCPSCDEGLEQYCENGFTGTYNGQDRHTGAVTYGGYSTNLVVDQDFVLRVPENLDPAGVAPLLCAGITTYSPLRQWGAGPGKKVGIVGLGGLGHMGVKLARAMGAHVVLFTTSPSKIEDAKRLGAHEVVISRNPDEMAQHVNSFDFILNTVAAQHDLNPFLNLLRRDGTLTLVGAPEHDHPSPQVFNLIMKRRRIAGSLIGGIAETQEMLDFCGQHGITSDIELIPMQQINEAYERMLKSDVKYRFVVDIDSLRA from the coding sequence ATGAACATTACCCATGCCTATGCCGCGCATGACGCGAAGTCTGCGCTGGTGCCTTTCGATTACCAGCCGCGCGCCCTGCGCGACCACGATGTGCAAATTCAGGTGTTGTTCTGCGGCGTCTGCCACTCGGATCTGCACCAGGCGCGCAATGAATGGAGCAATACGATTTACCCGGTGGTGCCGGGCCACGAAATCGTCGGCCGCGTTAGCGCCGTCGGCGACCATGTCTCGCGTTACCGGGTCAGCGATCTGGTCGGCGTCGGTTGCATGGTGGATTCCTGCCGCAGCTGCCCGAGCTGCGATGAGGGGCTGGAACAGTATTGCGAGAACGGCTTTACCGGCACCTATAACGGCCAGGATCGCCACACCGGCGCCGTAACCTACGGCGGCTACTCCACCAATCTGGTGGTGGATCAGGACTTCGTGCTGCGCGTGCCGGAAAACCTCGATCCGGCCGGGGTCGCGCCGCTGCTGTGCGCCGGCATCACCACCTATTCGCCGCTGCGCCAGTGGGGGGCGGGGCCAGGCAAAAAGGTCGGCATCGTCGGCCTCGGCGGGTTGGGACACATGGGCGTCAAACTGGCGCGGGCGATGGGCGCGCACGTGGTGCTGTTCACCACCTCGCCGTCGAAAATCGAAGACGCCAAGCGCCTCGGCGCCCATGAAGTGGTGATTTCGCGCAACCCGGATGAGATGGCGCAGCACGTTAATAGCTTCGACTTCATCCTCAACACGGTAGCGGCTCAGCACGATCTGAACCCGTTCCTCAACTTGCTGCGCCGCGACGGCACCCTGACGCTGGTCGGCGCGCCGGAGCACGATCATCCGTCGCCGCAGGTGTTCAACCTGATCATGAAGCGCCGCCGCATCGCCGGTTCGCTGATCGGTGGCATCGCGGAAACGCAAGAGATGCTGGACTTCTGCGGCCAACACGGCATCACGTCCGATATCGAGCTGATCCCGATGCAGCAAATTAATGAGGCCTATGAGCGCATGCTGAAAAGCGACGTGAAGTACCGCTTCGTGGTGGATATCGACTCGCTGCGAGCCTGA
- the maa gene encoding maltose O-acetyltransferase has protein sequence MAMSEEKRKMIAGELYDAGDDLLRSERRRARQLTHRYNHSSPEEGELRKQWLGELLGGYQGGTIEPTFRCDYGYNIYLGKNFYANFDCVILDVCEVHIGDNCLLAPGVHIYTATHPLDAETRVGGAEFGKTVRIGDNVWIGGRAVINPGVTIGDNAVVASGAVVTKDVPANCVVGGNPARVIKQL, from the coding sequence ATGGCCATGAGCGAAGAAAAGCGCAAGATGATCGCCGGGGAACTGTACGACGCCGGCGACGACCTGCTGCGCAGCGAACGTCGGCGCGCGCGCCAATTGACGCATCGCTATAACCACTCCTCGCCGGAAGAGGGTGAGCTGCGCAAACAGTGGCTGGGTGAGCTGCTGGGCGGCTATCAGGGCGGCACCATCGAGCCGACCTTCCGCTGCGACTACGGCTATAACATTTATCTCGGCAAGAACTTCTACGCCAATTTCGACTGCGTGATCCTCGACGTGTGCGAGGTGCATATCGGCGACAACTGCCTGCTGGCGCCGGGCGTGCATATTTACACCGCGACCCATCCGCTGGACGCCGAGACCCGCGTCGGCGGCGCGGAGTTCGGTAAGACTGTCAGGATTGGCGACAATGTGTGGATCGGCGGGCGCGCGGTGATCAATCCGGGGGTGACCATCGGCGATAATGCGGTCGTGGCCTCCGGCGCGGTGGTGACCAAAGACGTGCCGGCCAACTGCGTGGTGGGCGGCAACCCGGCCAGGGTCATCAAGCAGCTATAA
- a CDS encoding MmcQ/YjbR family DNA-binding protein yields MNNSALLEYCMAKPGAEQSDQNQWQASQIKVGDVMFAMVCEIEGRPALAVKSSPELAESLREHHPEIVACDGLNKAHWNTVFLDGNLPNSQFYTLIDSSYQLVVEGLPEHVRQELRA; encoded by the coding sequence ATGAATAACAGCGCATTGCTGGAGTACTGCATGGCGAAGCCGGGCGCGGAGCAGAGCGACCAGAACCAGTGGCAGGCCAGCCAGATCAAGGTGGGCGACGTGATGTTCGCCATGGTGTGCGAGATCGAAGGGCGGCCGGCGCTGGCGGTCAAGTCCAGCCCGGAGCTGGCGGAAAGCCTGCGTGAACACCATCCGGAGATCGTCGCCTGCGACGGCCTGAACAAGGCGCACTGGAATACGGTGTTTCTCGACGGCAACCTGCCGAACTCGCAGTTTTACACGCTGATCGACAGCTCCTATCAGCTGGTGGTGGAAGGCCTGCCCGAACACGTGCGCCAGGAACTGCGCGCCTGA